A DNA window from Hemibagrus wyckioides isolate EC202008001 linkage group LG11, SWU_Hwy_1.0, whole genome shotgun sequence contains the following coding sequences:
- the tardbpb gene encoding TAR DNA-binding protein 43 isoform X1, which produces MEYENNQEAQLLGEMADMYIRVAEEENEEPMEIPSEDDGTVLLSTVAAQFPGACGLRYRSPISQCMRGVRLVDGVLHAPENGWGNLVYVVNYPKESADNKRKMDEIEASSAKMKRGDQKTSDLIVLGLPWKTTEQDLKDYFSTFGDVIMVQVKRDAKTGNSKGFGFVRFADWETQGKVITQRHMIDGRWCDCKLPNSKQGPDEPMRSRKVFVGRCTEDLTADDLRQFFMQYGEVTDVFIPKPFRAFAFVTFADDQIAASLCGEDLIIKGVSVHISNAEPKHSGRGHMMDRVRYGNGFGAQAFGSSSRSSSSSLGNFSNFNLNPAMMAAAQAALQSSWGMMGMLAQQGQSATSGSSASGASSARDQTQYSTGNSNYSSSSAALGWGAGSNPASSGSGFNSSFGSSMESKSAGWGM; this is translated from the exons ATGGAGTACGAGAATAACCAGGAGGCACAATTGTT GGGAGAGATGGCTGATATGTACATTCGAGTGGCTGAGGAGGAGAACGAAGAGCCGATGGAGATTCCCTCGGAGGACGACGGCACGGTGCTTTTGTCCACGGTGGCGGCGCAGTTCCCGGGCGCCTGCGGCCTTCGCTACCGGAGCCCCATTTCACAGTGCATGCGCGGCGTGCGCCTGGTGGACGGAGTGCTGCACGCGCCGGAAAATGGCTGGGGAAACCTCGTCTATGTCGTCAATTACCCAAAag AATCTGCAGACAACAAGCGCAAAATGGATGAGATCGAGGCATCATCGGCAAAGATGAAGAGAGGAGACCAAAAGACGTCAGATCTGATCGTGTTGGGCTTGCCATGGAAAACTACAGAACAGGACCTGAAAGACTACTTCAGTACCTTTGGTGATGTAATCATGGTGCAG GTGAAAAGAGATGCAAAGACCGGAAATTCAAAAGGCTTTGGCTTTGTTCGATTTGCTGACTGGGAGACCCAGGGTAAAGTGATTACACAGCGGCACATGATTGATGGGCGATGGTGTGACTGCAAGCTACCCAACTCAAAG CAAGGTCCTGATGAGCCGATGAGGAGCAGGAAGGTGTTTGTTGGCCGTTGCACTGAGGACCTGACTGCTGATGATCTGCGGCAGTTTTTCATGCAATATGGCGAGGTCACGGATGTCTTTATCCCCAAGCCTTTCCGAGCTTTCGCTTTTGTTACCTTTGCTGATGATCAG ATTGCCGCTTCCCTGTGTGGGGAGGACTTAATCATCAAGGGAGTGAGTGTTCACATATCCAATGCTGAACCCAAGCACAGTGGCAGAGGGCACATGATGGATCGGGTCCGCTACGGGAATGGTTTCGGGGCTCAGGCCTTCGGAAGCAGCAGCCGCAGCAGCTCCAGCAGCCTGGGAAACTTCAGCAACTTCAACCTGAACCCAGCCATGATGGCTGCTGCTCAGGCTGCACTGCAGAGTAGCTGGGGGATGATGGGAATGTTGGCACAGCAGGGTCAGTCAGCTACATCTGGTTCAAGCGCAAGTGGCGCAAGCTCCGCTCGAGACCAGACACAGTACAGCACAGGAAACAGCAACTACAGCAGCAGCTCCGCTGCACTTGGCTGGGGTGCAGGCTCTAATCCTGCTAGTAGTGGAAGTGGGTTTAACTCGAGCTTTGGCTCCAGTATGGAGTCCAAGTCTGCAGGGTGGGGCATGTAA
- the tardbpb gene encoding TAR DNA-binding protein 43 isoform X2, which yields MADMYIRVAEEENEEPMEIPSEDDGTVLLSTVAAQFPGACGLRYRSPISQCMRGVRLVDGVLHAPENGWGNLVYVVNYPKESADNKRKMDEIEASSAKMKRGDQKTSDLIVLGLPWKTTEQDLKDYFSTFGDVIMVQVKRDAKTGNSKGFGFVRFADWETQGKVITQRHMIDGRWCDCKLPNSKQGPDEPMRSRKVFVGRCTEDLTADDLRQFFMQYGEVTDVFIPKPFRAFAFVTFADDQIAASLCGEDLIIKGVSVHISNAEPKHSGRGHMMDRVRYGNGFGAQAFGSSSRSSSSSLGNFSNFNLNPAMMAAAQAALQSSWGMMGMLAQQGQSATSGSSASGASSARDQTQYSTGNSNYSSSSAALGWGAGSNPASSGSGFNSSFGSSMESKSAGWGM from the exons ATGGCTGATATGTACATTCGAGTGGCTGAGGAGGAGAACGAAGAGCCGATGGAGATTCCCTCGGAGGACGACGGCACGGTGCTTTTGTCCACGGTGGCGGCGCAGTTCCCGGGCGCCTGCGGCCTTCGCTACCGGAGCCCCATTTCACAGTGCATGCGCGGCGTGCGCCTGGTGGACGGAGTGCTGCACGCGCCGGAAAATGGCTGGGGAAACCTCGTCTATGTCGTCAATTACCCAAAag AATCTGCAGACAACAAGCGCAAAATGGATGAGATCGAGGCATCATCGGCAAAGATGAAGAGAGGAGACCAAAAGACGTCAGATCTGATCGTGTTGGGCTTGCCATGGAAAACTACAGAACAGGACCTGAAAGACTACTTCAGTACCTTTGGTGATGTAATCATGGTGCAG GTGAAAAGAGATGCAAAGACCGGAAATTCAAAAGGCTTTGGCTTTGTTCGATTTGCTGACTGGGAGACCCAGGGTAAAGTGATTACACAGCGGCACATGATTGATGGGCGATGGTGTGACTGCAAGCTACCCAACTCAAAG CAAGGTCCTGATGAGCCGATGAGGAGCAGGAAGGTGTTTGTTGGCCGTTGCACTGAGGACCTGACTGCTGATGATCTGCGGCAGTTTTTCATGCAATATGGCGAGGTCACGGATGTCTTTATCCCCAAGCCTTTCCGAGCTTTCGCTTTTGTTACCTTTGCTGATGATCAG ATTGCCGCTTCCCTGTGTGGGGAGGACTTAATCATCAAGGGAGTGAGTGTTCACATATCCAATGCTGAACCCAAGCACAGTGGCAGAGGGCACATGATGGATCGGGTCCGCTACGGGAATGGTTTCGGGGCTCAGGCCTTCGGAAGCAGCAGCCGCAGCAGCTCCAGCAGCCTGGGAAACTTCAGCAACTTCAACCTGAACCCAGCCATGATGGCTGCTGCTCAGGCTGCACTGCAGAGTAGCTGGGGGATGATGGGAATGTTGGCACAGCAGGGTCAGTCAGCTACATCTGGTTCAAGCGCAAGTGGCGCAAGCTCCGCTCGAGACCAGACACAGTACAGCACAGGAAACAGCAACTACAGCAGCAGCTCCGCTGCACTTGGCTGGGGTGCAGGCTCTAATCCTGCTAGTAGTGGAAGTGGGTTTAACTCGAGCTTTGGCTCCAGTATGGAGTCCAAGTCTGCAGGGTGGGGCATGTAA
- the LOC131361607 gene encoding centromere protein S-like, giving the protein MDEKEAHTQRLKAAVHYTVSKICQSTVAECEKQISKQAVAAIAETTFRQCEIFAKDLEAFARHAKRQTITVDDVKLLARRSTALSSHMQQKSEELAMNNQELKEKRKKNAAKRKSKEMEGNEAEETES; this is encoded by the exons AGGCTGAAAGCAGCGGTCCACTACACGGTCAGTAAAATTTGCCAGAGCACAGTGGCGGAGTGTGAGAAGCAGATAAGCAAGCAAGCGGTGGCTGCAATAGCTGAAACCACTTTCAGACAGTGTG AGATATTTGCAAAAGATCTGGAGGCCTTTGCGAG ACATGCCAAAAGACAAACAATCACTGTGGATGATGTGAAACTTCTAGCAAGGAGGAGCACAGCACTG TCCAGCCACATGCAGCAAAAGAGTGAAGAACTAGCAATGAACAACCAGGagctgaaggagaagagaaagaagaatgcTGCCAAGAGAAAGAGTAAAGAGATGGAGGGAAATGAGGCAGAAGAAACCGAGAGCTGA